CCCCCGGCGCGGCTCGTCGCGAAAGGTGGCCAGACGGGCCCGTGACGATCAGGCCGACGGGGCACGCGTCCGCAGGCGTCGCGGTCCCGTGGTCGAGGTCCGCGCAGTGTGCACAGTCCTGCACCCGGAAAGGCCGTATTCCGGCCGTCAGCTGGGCCTCGCTCCAGGCATATCGCACCAATCCTTGATCCGTTGGAGTCTGGCGGACATCGGATTCGGCGGGCACATAGACAGAAGCGGCCCCGCCCGGCAGTGCCGGGCGGGGCTCTGGAGTTGGCTGGTCGTCAACGCCGGACTTAGAGGTCATTTCGATCGGTGAGTCGACGGTGGCATATGAGGGTTGCGGCGATGGCGGTGAAGGCGAGGAAGGCGGTGAAGTGTTCCGGCTTGCGCGCGTAGCGACGGTGGGGGCGTCGGCAGCCGGACATCCGGGACGCTGTTCGTCCGGGGGTCGCGACGTGAGCGGATGGGCGGGATGCCACGGACCAGCGCGATCAGGGCCTGGCTGTCGTGGAGGTTCGCAGCGGAGACACCGATCGACAGGGGCAGGCCGCTGCGGTCGACGGTGAGGTGGATTTTCGATCCGGTCTTGCCGCGGCCGGTCGGATTCGGTCCCGTCAGCTGCCCCCTTTTGGAGGCCTGGACGCTGACGGAGTCGATTGCGCAGCGCGACCAGTCCAGACCGCCCCGGGAACCGAGTTCGCCCAAGGACCAGGCGGTGAAGCTTGGCCCGCACCCGGGCCTCGGTCCACTCGGTGAACCGGCGGAAGGCGGTCACCCCCGACAGTCCGAAACCCGGTGGCAACTGGTTCCAGGTGCAGCCCGAGGTGGCCACGAAGATGATCGCGGCCAGCACCTCACGATGCCCTCGCAACGCCAGAGGGCCCTTACCTACCCGGTAAGGGCCCTCTGAACTGCTATCCAGCTGTCGGGGTGGCGGGATTTGAACCCACGACCTCTTCGTCCCGAACGAAGCGCGCTGCCAAGCTGCGCTACACCCCGATGTCGCTGCTGGTCCTGCTTCTCGCGGCGACGTCGTTTACTTTAGCCCACCGGTGGCTGGAGACGAAATCCGGTTTTGGTGCGGTGGCGGGTGGGGTTCGGGCGGGTGTGGTCGAGGGCTACGAGGAGGACGGCCAGGGCGTAGAAGGAGAGGCCCAGGAGGAGGCAGTTGGCGAGGGCGTCCTTGTAGCCGTGGGCTTCGACGTCGAGGAAGGGGTAGAGATAGCGGCCCGGTGTGCCCGGGAGGATCAACTGGGCCCGGGCGAGGGAGAACAGCAGGTAGGCCAAGGGGTAGACCATCCACGTCGCGGCCTGGCGCAGGCGTAGCCGGTCGGGGGAGGTCAGCAGCAGCCAGTCCAGCACGGCGGCCGCAGGGGTCACGGTGTGGAGGAGGTGGTTGGCGACGGCGTGCCAGCCCGAGGGGGCGGTCCCCGTGTGGGTCACGGAGAACGGGGTCGCCGTGTCCGCCAGGAGCAGGTGGTACACCAGCCCGGTGATCATCGCGTAGAGCAGGGCGGCGCCGGTCAGGGCGGAGGGAAGCGGGCGGCG
This window of the Streptomyces sp. NBC_01275 genome carries:
- a CDS encoding Pr6Pr family membrane protein translates to MTAPIPGDIPDLPAIPRTHALLPSFVPASAVVPPVRRPLAACLRLLLAGAAAAGVALALLLGSPLRVLSNFSVQSNILLALVTLLSARRAWTARRPLPSALTGAALLYAMITGLVYHLLLADTATPFSVTHTGTAPSGWHAVANHLLHTVTPAAAVLDWLLLTSPDRLRLRQAATWMVYPLAYLLFSLARAQLILPGTPGRYLYPFLDVEAHGYKDALANCLLLGLSFYALAVLLVALDHTRPNPTRHRTKTGFRLQPPVG